The following coding sequences lie in one Synechococcus sp. PCC 7336 genomic window:
- a CDS encoding LuxR C-terminal-related transcriptional regulator, with protein MTISLKLLFEEIHQLKHEDDLRSHLAAKVGEYFAAKRSGIFFFDQLLAERKFQSVLNIVLSLEHNPLARYLAECHTPVHEGLVTTPKAWKSICPRPDHWHVMAGPIVNGGQLIGTVGCTREKSMPAFDTQDLADLGAVCLHLSTWTATARLARSTTRPRQEPLSTNRLTPRELQIAHLVALGRTNAEIGNELWITENSVKQALKRMFRKLSVSSRTEVVVQLHTTQPSIASNETS; from the coding sequence ATGACAATTTCCTTGAAGCTTTTATTTGAAGAGATTCACCAGCTTAAGCACGAGGATGATTTGCGATCGCACCTTGCGGCCAAGGTTGGTGAGTACTTTGCGGCCAAGCGGTCGGGAATCTTTTTCTTTGACCAGCTTCTAGCCGAACGCAAGTTTCAAAGTGTTCTCAATATAGTCCTATCCCTTGAACATAATCCCCTAGCCCGCTACCTTGCAGAATGTCATACCCCCGTCCACGAAGGACTGGTGACAACACCCAAAGCTTGGAAGTCGATCTGTCCTCGTCCGGATCACTGGCATGTCATGGCAGGGCCGATTGTTAATGGCGGTCAGTTAATCGGTACGGTAGGTTGCACTCGTGAAAAATCGATGCCAGCCTTTGACACTCAGGATTTAGCCGATCTAGGCGCAGTTTGTTTGCATTTATCTACCTGGACTGCAACCGCGCGACTCGCGCGAAGCACAACGAGACCTCGGCAAGAACCATTGAGCACTAATCGGTTAACACCTCGTGAATTACAGATCGCACATTTGGTTGCTTTAGGACGAACCAATGCAGAAATCGGGAATGAACTTTGGATTACCGAAAATTCTGTCAAGCAGGCTTTGAAGCGAATGTTCCGTAAGCTAAGCGTTTCGTCTCGTACAGAAGTGGTCGTACAGCTCCACACCACACAACCCTCTATTGCAAGTAACGAGACGTCTTAA
- a CDS encoding nuclear transport factor 2 family protein: MLDRPTPEIELLRTAYTAFNARDFDAVLAIMTPDVHWPRAFKGGFVRGPEEVRAYWTEQSNEIDAHTEPVAFHLEEGGQVLVEVHQVVRDPAGAVLADEQVGHRFTFEHGLIKGMEVCPLSSSGPGA; this comes from the coding sequence ATGCTAGATCGACCGACACCAGAAATCGAGCTGCTACGCACGGCGTACACGGCCTTCAACGCGCGTGACTTTGATGCCGTCCTCGCCATCATGACTCCCGACGTGCATTGGCCAAGAGCATTCAAGGGTGGTTTTGTCCGTGGGCCGGAAGAAGTCCGCGCTTACTGGACGGAGCAGTCGAACGAGATCGATGCCCACACCGAGCCGGTTGCCTTTCACCTAGAGGAGGGTGGGCAGGTCTTGGTCGAGGTGCATCAGGTCGTGCGCGATCCGGCTGGAGCCGTGCTTGCCGATGAGCAGGTCGGCCACCGTTTCACCTTTGAGCATGGCTTGATTAAAGGCATGGAAGTCTGCCCACTTTCATCGTCTGGCCCCGGTGCTTAA
- a CDS encoding AraC family transcriptional regulator, producing the protein MLPQAPLVASYHTGWKGLTFSHYCHPPHETVEHHLLQHSLAIADPKSCFQVERRLNGKLKPYAHGNGRVDIIPALLSHRTNWDRDVEFSVIAICPTLLHHATQELMQREVELMPQFAIADPVIQQLALALKLEIQTGCLSGRLYGESLGTALAARLVQNYAVSKPEFKANGLPQSQLERVVDYMKANLAQDVSILDLATLTGMSESHFSRSFKQSVGVSPYRYLTQQRVERAKQLLEQRSMAISTIALDCGFANQTHLTKVFRQMTGMTPKAYQKQ; encoded by the coding sequence GTGCTTCCACAAGCACCTCTAGTCGCTAGCTATCACACCGGATGGAAGGGGTTAACCTTCAGCCACTACTGCCACCCTCCCCATGAAACGGTGGAGCATCACCTTCTACAACATTCACTGGCGATCGCAGACCCCAAAAGCTGCTTTCAGGTAGAGCGTCGTTTGAATGGCAAATTGAAACCCTATGCCCACGGCAACGGTCGCGTAGATATCATTCCAGCATTGCTCAGTCATCGGACAAACTGGGATCGGGACGTTGAATTTTCGGTGATTGCGATTTGTCCAACATTGCTGCATCATGCCACTCAAGAATTGATGCAGCGTGAAGTAGAACTGATGCCACAGTTTGCGATCGCCGATCCGGTCATCCAACAGTTAGCCCTCGCGCTCAAGCTGGAAATCCAAACGGGTTGTCTGTCTGGCAGGTTGTATGGCGAGTCATTGGGAACCGCACTGGCTGCTCGTTTAGTGCAGAACTATGCCGTCAGCAAGCCTGAGTTCAAAGCCAACGGTTTACCCCAGTCACAATTGGAGCGAGTTGTTGACTACATGAAGGCAAATTTGGCTCAAGATGTGTCGATTTTGGATTTGGCAACTCTGACTGGCATGAGTGAGTCCCACTTCAGCCGCTCCTTCAAGCAGTCAGTGGGAGTTTCACCCTATCGGTATTTGACGCAGCAGCGCGTGGAACGAGCCAAGCAATTACTGGAACAGCGATCGATGGCAATTAGCACCATTGCCCTAGATTGCGGCTTTGCCAATCAAACTCATCTAACAAAAGTCTTCCGTCAGATGACAGGCATGACACCCAAAGCTTATCAAAAGCAATGA